The genomic stretch CCCTGCGATAAAGCCAAATCTGCCGTCAACAACGCTCCCGATTTTTGACCGGCTTCCACTACGATTACCGCCTTGGAAAGACCCGAAATAACCCGATTGCGCCGAGGAAAATGCCCCGAGTTGGGTTCGGTTCCCGGGAAAAATTCGGAAATCACGGCGCCGTTTTCACTGATTTCCCCATACAGTCTTTTATTTTCTCGCGGATAAATAACATCAATGCCCGATCCCAGAACGGCCAGAGTTCTGCCGCCGGTCTGCAACGCTCCCCGATGCGACGAAGAATCAATCCCAATCGCCATGCCGGATACGATTGTGACGCCGTTTGCTGCCAGCTCACCGGCCAATTTACTGGCAGTCATTCTCCCATATTCCGATGCGTTGCGGGATCCGACCAGGGCAACGGCATTAATATCCGACGGACCGAGATTTCCTTTTATGAATAGAAACGGAGGCGGATCATAAATTTCGGATAAGCTTTGGGGATAATCCTCATCAAGGAGCGTTAATATATTTATCCCGTTTTTGTCCGCCCACTCTTCCAATCGCCGGCCGTAATTCAAGTCCAGCTTCGTTTTTATTCGAACCGTTATTTCATCACTTATTCCCGGAATCTGTTTGAACTTATAACTATCCCAATCGAGTATATCCGAGGCTCGTTCGATTCGGGACAAGATTGCCCTGATTTTCACCGGTCCGATATTGCCGACCGCGGCCAGACTCAAAATAATCGCTTGC from Candidatus Zixiibacteriota bacterium encodes the following:
- the dprA gene encoding DNA-processing protein DprA is translated as MIDYLINYWQVLNQAMSKGTVSAQAIILSLAAVGNIGPVKIRAILSRIERASDILDWDSYKFKQIPGISDEITVRIKTKLDLNYGRRLEEWADKNGINILTLLDEDYPQSLSEIYDPPPFLFIKGNLGPSDINAVALVGSRNASEYGRMTASKLAGELAANGVTIVSGMAIGIDSSSHRGALQTGGRTLAVLGSGIDVIYPRENKRLYGEISENGAVISEFFPGTEPNSGHFPRRNRVISGLSKAVIVVEAGQKSGALLTADLALSQGKALFAVPGQLSSRQSMGANDLIKTGARILTSPEDIFSVLPELKNDYIAPDKKIVEELSEGENLIFDFLSDSPKQIDYLVRKSGMTANGVSGFLLSLELRGLIKQLSGKRFIAV